The following DNA comes from Sediminitomix flava.
AGATCGACAGCCAAAAGCTGACAATCCTAGTAACAAGTAGTATTTGTACATACTTTTCATCATGTAGATCAGAGTTGATTTAGTGAAGTTTCAATACCAGATAATTGATCTTAGAACTCATACGAATCATTACTTTTCGTACAATATTCACTGGATGAATTTCTGTGGCATATACTGCGGCCTCTCCAACCGACCCATTTCGTAAGAATTCCTCATCTTCAGGAAGTGTAAAACGAACTGCGTACCTTCCTGGAGGAAGTGGCTTGGTATCTGGCATTAGACCTGTAGTCGTCATTTGCCCTCTTCCTAAACCTTGCTGCCAAATAATACTTTCAACTCTACATTTAAAGATTTTACCTGGCACAGCTCTTAAAGTCAACTCTACTTCATTCCCTTCTTCTACTTGATGTAATTCATTCTGATCAAAAGTAGCCCCTATATATCTTTCTTCTTCAATAAATGTCATTGCGGGTTTGAACGGCATTGTAGTCAACCAAGACCCTACACGAAGTTGAAGGTTTGTTACATAGCCATTCGATGGAGCTGTGTAAACACTGTTATCAAGGTCCCAATTTGCTTTCGCTAAATCAGTTTTTAGATTTGCTATAGAAACCTGCTCTCCCTCAAACTCAGTTGTTATTTGGGTTAGAATCTGATTCTCTTGTGCTCTCGAAGCATTTAATTTTGCTTCCAAGTCATTCACTTTTGTTTCTGCACTTTCTAAATCAAACTTGTTTCCAGCCTTAGCTTCTACCAATACTCTAAACTCTTCTACACGCTTTTTAGCAAGCTGTAAATTGGCTATAATTGACTCAGATTGCTTTCTTACAGCCTTCAATTGGTAATTCTGTGAAATCAAGCTTGCTTCAGCTTGTTCTATCGCTGCACTAATTTTCTTGATTCTGATTTTATAAGGAGTTGGATCAATTACCAACAATGTATCTCCTTTTTGTACCAATGTATTTTCTTGTACAGGTACATCTATTACACGTCCACTTACAGCAGGAATAACTTCAATATGTCTGTTCATAATTCTAACATCTTGTGTAGAAGGTGCTAAAACATTCAAAAACAGAATAAGAGCAGCCATATTTACAACTGGAATAGTGAACACAATCACTTTATTCAAATTGTTCCAAGGCAACAATTTAAACTTAAAATAAATCAGCCAAATAATGGACGAATAGGTTAATAGGAATAATGCTTCCATAGGAATAATTCTAGGTCAATAATGGGAAATAGTTATTCAATAATAAGTTCATGCGACTCATCTAACTGTAGATTAGCCTCTTTATGAACACGGATTTTAGGAGACTTCATATAAGCCCATACCAAAGCAAAAGGCCAAAGTAGTCCGCCAAAAACAAGAGACAGAAGACACAATATTTTAATTGCATCTTTTTGAGGATGATCTCTTTCTTCCGCTACTTTTTCTGGATAAATGTGTACCATCCAAAAGACATACAGTCCTGCCATCGGTACTATACACATCACAATCCAAACCATAGCATTTGCGGTCCCATCAAGTCCTGAATTGTCTGTATAATTTGCAGCATGTGCAAAATGTGCAAAGGTTAACAAAGCGAAAAGTATAGGCATACTTCGCTTAATTAGGTTAATAAAAGTATTCATTTGATTGTTAGGTCATTATTTGACTACAAGCCAAATAAAGTGTGATAATGATTAAATTAGGTTTGTGTGATTTGAATCACAGTATAAAGATATGGACTCGATTTTTCTTAAAAACTAAATGTTTAATCACTTTAACAATCAAGTAGTTAATATTAAGGAAAAAGGCTTCTAATCAAGCTTAATTAACAATCTCAGACAGCTAAAATGTTCTTTTGTATTGTCCTAAGAACACTTTATAATTTGTCTATTTTTTAAAAAAATTAGCTTAAACACAAAAAATCAAATTTATCTAATGTCTTCATTATACTTTTATGAAAAAACTCAGAATACGAATTAGCATTTAAAATGTTTCTACTTATATAAACTCTGAATAAAAAAAATCGGAGTTGTAAATGTACAACTCCGATTTCACATAAATCTTTACAAATTTCGAATAGATCGTATTTTTCATGAGAATTAGCTCTAAAGCTCAAAGGTTTTTAATGGGTTAATTTAGATCAAATGAGTAAAGACTCTTTATAATAGTAGAGGTAATCGTTTTATTGTAATTCTAATATTACTCTTTCTTGAAAAGACTCCTAGATTTCTTACTAATAGTCTGCTTTCTTCCTTACAATATGCATATTCTTACCT
Coding sequences within:
- a CDS encoding DUF3302 domain-containing protein; this encodes MNTFINLIKRSMPILFALLTFAHFAHAANYTDNSGLDGTANAMVWIVMCIVPMAGLYVFWMVHIYPEKVAEERDHPQKDAIKILCLLSLVFGGLLWPFALVWAYMKSPKIRVHKEANLQLDESHELIIE
- a CDS encoding HlyD family secretion protein; this encodes MEALFLLTYSSIIWLIYFKFKLLPWNNLNKVIVFTIPVVNMAALILFLNVLAPSTQDVRIMNRHIEVIPAVSGRVIDVPVQENTLVQKGDTLLVIDPTPYKIRIKKISAAIEQAEASLISQNYQLKAVRKQSESIIANLQLAKKRVEEFRVLVEAKAGNKFDLESAETKVNDLEAKLNASRAQENQILTQITTEFEGEQVSIANLKTDLAKANWDLDNSVYTAPSNGYVTNLQLRVGSWLTTMPFKPAMTFIEEERYIGATFDQNELHQVEEGNEVELTLRAVPGKIFKCRVESIIWQQGLGRGQMTTTGLMPDTKPLPPGRYAVRFTLPEDEEFLRNGSVGEAAVYATEIHPVNIVRKVMIRMSSKINYLVLKLH